A single Syngnathus acus chromosome 8, fSynAcu1.2, whole genome shotgun sequence DNA region contains:
- the tnrc18 gene encoding trinucleotide repeat-containing gene 18 protein isoform X2: MDGRDFGAPRSVHVPPPLLAGLAVEPHRLGAPGAGGRIPPSPGHLAATHPPPLHSGKFLSSAINLHGHHSDAFPTGSNPFLAGYPCPSPLSADPAYRSANPGALPMAQLWASHAHEGYPLPGSLYSSPYLSLGHLDPPSVSQNHLYDSHKESFFLPATVSQSPLHPPSAPQSTLSGSTPPQKASRDVGRERSYRGERERERSREELRQHGVVDLTLDGRSEEDRRGRPGDKEREKDRDADRDAWSLHPLHHHHHHHHPQKSSSQPSTGEPRSRPSPVLQSSFPAGGGGGMSRLLGNEAERGSREGEAGSRVHHHSNANNLPTASHSERQRRNESAPAGPLHFSYALRPSLQPSVTAVPLPHALRDSTREQRVSAPTYVPSVEVYDERVGPIQIASQARDKHGDKYRDRERESDKEPERESYRFPERGPTEHPRLSQPGDSSNLHHREEGSIICCNGSVGKRGQDSSHSSNQSRFSPEARDVSKHSSRLGLERAGPDKNWNSISPLSNYATNHMAALAAQHGHALSSPSHTQVSPHATNRAAANAHRHSPQSEHGQSRTGEEGRLYLDPSSLYRPGVSSGGERTSGPSEVSAMQSLIKYSGNFAAEGGGAAAAAAAAARLAADTRGPFGGLASIGMEGERERERSVVGSSASGSLRVPPQLKREQDRPDSARSFGRETEGEVRHPPVGIAVAVARQRESTSAKQSTGSSDPQRAPLLPTAIKDEERGEERARHHEERMLAGRLERDDKMLREPKELSDFTQLPPPLLPSSLTPSMMTTSLMTPNLMVTGGAGRWHPDPSTLTSHPWLPRPGAPVWLPGSPYGLSSSSLHPTLSPGYPPSLPGSIAPPYQFVRDSQTGKLIVIPTEHLPHYGGDVLERGTPVWPGMYGPGASLQHAAQLQLLSQQQMLRQQELLMIQQHTAQVLELQRNAQLVEHFKASEQRPGSDDKADKQNAEAKARPSSSPSPVLHPRKPPPRSRSSTPSTSSLTPLPPSPATNLKWEESRQRVSSHPPPLPPHASSPCSASPPPASPRLPKHESADDGQAAERGQRREGRQPAFPDVYSELSPGYPYQSTGAPFGAPLPTYHVPARAAANTEAVPRRHAHSLDLSTTAHLHSGPPDADLKAQKPTTKNEPFLKQEPVVEKHRSDSTPEPPIPLARSCGPVGARHNRQDDGGPLTLQQIPPRVSSPRQRVAEEKGGQMKREVQSYQCQNAYPSPLDETEPLAEDPEPMQYRSSEVDGQESAKPGTSAVCESHRATSPKQHTPSRKETVTKIPPEPPVLEDPMAGMLALLAASELSEPYPLSRTASAIARTPENCSGAGPLEMVALEGMAMLSQMARREMESISTEPDLAMEGLDCLLEASRQILLEAIEKQSHVDLPRTLDPDRKYSWRQRKEEPLYSKMSMDLLDAVEVEYRIRLAELQKTYKEKQREMSKLQRRRDKHERQQEDERRSLMRRGRGRPRKRKHLATPPKLDSRPAKVARSTQYSEDSETGEGQRKRFLGSREDEETDVGSLGLKIKKKKKSKGWKEQDAFGGHLPEGPKVKRGHVCEQEQLASDLDRALSLSRLDSCRKAASGSKEERPRGKSADGRQPNDRSPSKSKHKVAAKSSDALRKVKGQKKSAFFSPVRSELSSCSNNSDSEGHNWARGGWPSLSGTRSLGGRKRHAASSPTSPLSKSQKKKKKKKKHKHLSLLLEEAGLSSSDDSFDQESSEDDYEDEYNEDSDWEDCEESGLGLLARFAASVLPVSSAPLSLLPDGKHHSRSSTLGSSEYEWSDSGSDLRLRKFPSLLHGKRSAPELPLLPPANRRIEQSSPSKRDETLAVKRKPLPIKQRRPSPRPQRRFSFDLATASGSGVFSEDEAWNRRRSERIFLHDATASANQTPSSSGTGQSSSSSSAPPLTPKAVSRPKQPPSNRESKDAAKKKKPKESSSSSSLPVSPSSLSSPIRDNATALSLSPARKSQSKAKTKAREVSESRGAVSRLMESMAADEDFEPNQDSSFSEDELIPRRSGSSVPERSSTPAPVQCVLDKDSLADGLRVLIPMDDQLLYAGHVNTVHSPDIYSVVVEGERGNRPHIYCLEQLLQEAIIDVKPPSVRYLPEGTRIAAYWSQQYRCLYPGTVVNGSSDIDEKDDLITVEFDDGDTGRIPLSHIRLLPPDYKIHCAEPSPALLVASCSRRRVRKCSKEGKEAKSDESAPKVKGKPGRKPKSKPETSLNSECKDKNESPSSSQPPDKSQDSTKVAQDRSSSVQKVLQEKPRPASRPAAKPGHKSSIASSPSSSPTSSAGPRKSGSAPAAKLKAKLSSSSYPSTYGKILTVDLYSEPNLTSYNGQRRERESGAANVSASNRPVSRPSVTAKPGVSTPRSPSTPAPKSKGASEHHGSSRPIGSVLHPISSSVARLSAGKSGSSLAPRTSSASGPLSGPKVKMPSEQLASRPISRIKPASRQGDTVKRKPASAEPLVKLDHEGVTSPKTKKTKALMLLEGQSVRRDPAPLAEQKPLKSKPRVPECEPGLREKEPAYTSHVLAKERGESRARGQEPDAREEKSKIEEQKEEEDRRKERKIKEESQSSSSSSSSSSSSESEAESGKGSVKQKKKCTSSCSSSSSSCSGSSSSSSSSSSSSSSTDDSSCSSDEDRTATPPPGPISPLPAAAQDKVKEEEEEEQDLKEEVDVKVEEDEEASPGSLSPSPSLSTSSAPAKAAKAATGKGSGQRGRPPKPKPSGGEGKVGRPKRREGVHLPTTKELAKRQRLPSVENRPKISAFLPARQLWKWFGKPTQRRGMKGKAKKLFYKAIVRGREMIRIGDCAVFLSAGRPNLPFIGRIQSMWESWGSNMVVRVNWFYHPEETNPGKKLTDKKNWEQICGQSLPAALQSSIQRKDFMERALYQSSHSDENDVQTVSHKCLVVGVEEYEQMSHTRRYAESEDLYYLAGTYEPTTGMIFNTDGVPVIC, translated from the exons ATGGATGGCAGAGATTTTGGAGCTCCCCGATCCGTCCACGTACCTCCCCCGCTGTTGGCCGGGCTCGCCGTGGAGCCTCACCGACTCGGGGCTCCCGGAGCAGGCGGGAGGATCCCTCCTTCCCCCGGCCACTTGGCCGCCACTCACCCGCCGCCTCTCCACTCCGGAAAATTCTTATCATCTGCTATTAACCTGCACGGACACCACA GTGATGCCTTCCCAACGGGATCCAATCCCTTCCTGGCTGGTTATCCATGCCCCTCCCCCCTGAGCGCTGACCCCGCATACCGATCGGCCAATCCCGGCGCTTTGCCCATGGCTCAGCTCTGGGCATCACACGCTCATgaag GCTACCCTCTGCCTGGCAGCCTGTACTCGAGTCCCTACCTATCACTGGGGCACTTGGACCCACCTTCAGTCTCCCAAAATCACCTCTATGACTCCCATAAAG aGAGCTTTTTCCTGCCAGCGACTGTTAGCCAGTCACCCCTCCACCCCCCGTCTGCTCCCCAAAGCACACTGTCCGGCTCCACGCCGCCCCAAAAGGCATCCCGAGACGTGGGCAGAGAAAGGTCCTATCGGGGGGAGCGGGAGCGGGAGAGGTCACGGGAGGAGCTTCGGCAGCATGGTGTGGTGGACCTCACGCTGGATGGGAGGAGCGAGGAAGACCGCCGGGGGCGCCCTGGGGATAAGGAGCGAGAGAAAGACAGGGACGCAGACAGAGATGCCTGGTCCCTAcatcctcttcatcatcatcaccatcatcatcatccgcAGAAATCAAGCTCTCAGCCCTCCACCGGGGAGCCCAGGTCAAGGCCATCACCTGTGCTCCAGTCCTCCTTCCCCGCGGGTGGGGGCGGTGGCATGAGCAGGCTCCTCGGGAACGAAGCGGAGCGAGGGAGTCGGGAGGGGGAGGCGGGCTCCCGAGTCCACCATCACTCCAACGCAAATAACTTGCCGACGGCGTCTCACTCCGAACGACAAAGGAGGAACGAGTCCGCGCCGGCGGGGCCGCTCCACTTCTCCTACGCCCTTCGTCCTTCCCTCCAGCCCTCCGTCACGGCCGTGCCCCTCCCCCACGCGCTCAGAGACTCCACGAGGGAGCAGAGAGTCAGCGCGCCGACTTACGTACCTTCTGTGGAGGTTTATGACGAGCGGGTCGGGCCCATCCAGATCGCGTCGCAGGCCCGCGACAAGCACGGTGACAAATATAGagacagagagcgagagagcgacaAAGAGCCCGAACGGGAAAGTTACAGGTTCCCCGAGAGGGGCCCGACGGAACACCCTCGACTTTCCCAGCCCGGCGACTCGAGCAATCTTCATCATCGAGAGGAAGGTTCTATCATTTGTTGCAACGGTTCTGTCGGCAAACGGGGCCAGGACTCTTCTCACTCCTCCAATCAATCGAGGTTTAGCCCAGAGGCCCGGGACGTGTCCAAACACTCCAGTCGTTTGGGCCTAGAGCGGGCCGGGCCGGACAAAAATTGGAATTCCATCAGTCCTTTGAGCAACTATGCTACCAATCACATGGCCGCCCTCGCCGCCCAACACGGACACGCGCTTTCTTCTCCGTCGCACACGCAAGTTTCCCCTCACGCCACCAACCGGGCCGCCGCTAACGCGCACAGGCACTCCCCTCAAAGCGAGCACGGACAGAGCCGCACGGGCGAGGAAGGGAGACTCTACTTGGACCCGTCGAGCCTTTACCGTCCAGGAGTGTCGTCCGGCGGGGAGAGAACTTCCGGGCCCTCGGAGGTGTCGGCCATGCAGAGTCTCATTAAATACAGCGGCAACTTTGCCGCCGAGGGGGGCggtgccgctgccgccgccgccgccgccgccaggcTCGCggccgacacccgggggcccTTCGGAGGTTTGGCCAGCATCGGGATGGAAGgcgagcgagagcgagagaggtcGGTGGTGGGCTCGAGCGCTTCCGGGTCACTGAGGGTGCCTCCCCAGCTGAAAAGGGAGCAGGATCGACCCGACAGCGCTCGCTCTTTTGGTCGAGAGACGGAGGGAGAGGTGCGCCACCCTCCGGTCGGCATCGCCGTGGCCGTGGCCCGGCAAAGAGAGAGCACCAGCGCAAAGCAGAGCACGGGTTCCTCGGACCCGCAGAGAGCGCCGTTGCTGCCAACGGCTATTAAAG ATGAAGAACGAGGTGAAGAGCGCGCACGTCATCACGAAGAGCGAATGCTCGCCGGCCGCTTGGAACGCGATGACAAAATGCTCAG AGAGCCCAAAGAGCTGTCGGACTTCACGCAGCTGCCCCCTCCCCTACTTCCGAGCAGCTTGACGCCCAGTATGATGACAACCAGCCTCATGACCCCCAACCTTATGGTGACCGGAGGGGCGGGGCGATGGCATCCCGACCCGTCGACTCTGACCTCTCACCCCTGGCTGCCTCGCCCTGGAGCTCCAGTTTGGCTCCCCGGCTCACCGTACG GCTTGAGCTCTTCCTCCCTTCACCCGACGCTTTCCCCAGGCTACCCGCCGTCACTACCGGGCTCCATAGCGCCTCCTTACCAGTTTGTCAGAGACTCACAGACTGGGAAGCTTATAGTCATCCCGACCGAGCACCTGCCACACTACG GAGGAGACGTGTTGGAGCGCGGGACCCCCGTGTGGCCGGGGATGTACGGGCCGGGCGCCTCCCTGCAGCACGCGGCCCAGCTCCAGCTCCTCTCCCAGCAGCAGATGCTCCGGCAACAGGAGCTGCTCATGATCCAGCAGCACACGGCGCAGGTTCTGGAGCTGCAGAGGAACGCGCAGCTCGTT GAACATTTCAAGGCCAGCGAGCAGCGGCCGGGCTCCGACGACAAAGCGGATAAGCAGAACGCCGAAGCCAAAGCCCGGCCGTCGTCCTCCCCGTCGCCCGTCCTCCATCCCCGCAAGCCCCCGCCGCGGTCTCGCTCGTCCACGCCCTCCACGTCCTCCCTCACCCCGCTGCCGCCGTCACCGGCGACCAACCTCAAGTGGGAGGAATCCAGGCAGAGAGTGTCGTCTCACCCGCCGCCGTTGCCGCCGCACGCGTCCTCCCCGTGTTCGGCCTCGCCGCCCCCGGCCTCACCGCGGCTGCCCAAACACGAGTCTGCCGACGACGGACAGGCGGCGGAAAGGGGGCAGCGGCGAGAAGGACGTCAGCCTGCTTTTCCAGATGTCTACTCGG AGCTCTCGCCCGGTTACCCTTACCAGTCGACGGGCGCTCCCTTCGGCGCGCCCCTTCCGACTTATCACGTGCCAGCGCGCGCCGCGGCAAACACAGAAGCTGTTCCACGGCGCCACGCCCACTCTTTGGACTTGAGTACCACAGCCCACCTCCACTCGGGGCCGCCGGATGCCGACCTCAAAGCGCAAAAACCGACAACAAAGAATGAGCCCTTCCTGAAACAGGAACCCGTCGTGGAAAAGCATCGGTCCGATTCGACGCCGGAGCCGCCGATTCCGCTCGCGCGAAGCTGCGGTCCCGTCGGAGCGCGACACAATCGACAGGACGACGGGGGCCCGTTGACGCTACAGCAGATCCCTCCGCGGGTTTCCAGTCCTCGCCAGAGAGTGGCTGAAGAAAAGGGAGgacagatgaaaagagaggtaCAATCATATCAGTGCCAGAATGCGTATCCTTCTCCGCTCGACGAAACGGAACCCCTTGCGGAGGATCCGGAGCCGATGCAATACCGGTCGTCCGAAGTGGACGGCCAGGAATCCGCTAAGCCGGGCACAAGCGCTGTCTGTGAATCCCATCGAGCAACGTCTCCAAAGCAACACACCCCAAGTCGGAAGGAAACGGTCACCAAAATCCCTCCCGAGCCGCCGGTCCTTGAAGATCCCATGGCGGGGATGCTCGCTCTGCTCGCAGCCAGCGAGCTGTCCGAGCCGTACCCGCTCAGCCGGACGGCATCGGCCATCGCCCGGACTCCCGAAAACTGCAGCGGCGCTGGTCCGCTGGAGATGGTGGCGCTGGAGGGCATGGCCATGCTCAGCCAAATGGCCCGGCGGGAAATGGAGAGCATCAGCACGGAGCCCG ATTTAGCAATGGAAGGTTTGGACTGTCTTCTCGAGGCGAGCAGACAGATTCTACTGGAGGCCATCGAGAAACAGTCCCACGTTGATCTGCCCAGAACACTGGATCCCGACAGAAAGTACAGCTGGAGGCAGAGGAAGGAGGAGCCG CTCTATAGTAAAATGTCAATGGACTTGTTGGACGCGGTGGAGGTGGAATACCGCATCCGCCTGGCTGAGCTGCAGAAAACGTACAAGGAGAAGCAGAGAGAGATGAGCAAGCTGCAGAGACGCCGGGACAAGCA CGAACGGCAGCAGGAGGATGAGAGGCGGAGCCTGATGAGGCGGGGCAGAGGTCGACCGAGGAAGAGAAAACACTTGGCCACGCCTCCCAAACTGGATAGCAGGCCCGCAAA GGTGGCCAGGTCGACGCAATACTCGGAGGACTCTGAAACCGGGGAAGGGCAGAGAAAAAGGTTTCTGGGCTCCAGAGAAGACGAGGAGACGGACGTGGGGAGTCTAGGGCTGAAgatcaaaaagaagaaaaagagcaaaGGCTGGAAAGAGCAGGACGCCTTCGGCGGTCATCTTCCCGAG GGGCCGAAGGTGAAACGCGGCCACGTGTGCGAGCAGGAGCAGTTAGCCTCTGACCTGGACCGAGCGCTTTCGCTCTCGCGCCTGGACTCGTGCCGCAAAGCGGCTTCCGGCTCCAAAGAAGAGCGGCCCAGGGGCAAGTCGGCCGACGGCCGGCAGCCAAACGACCGCTCGCCGTccaaaagcaaacacaaagtgGCCGCCAAGTCCTCGGATGCCCTACGCAAGGTGAAAGGTCAGAAGAAGAGTGCTTTTTTCTCCCCGGTGAGATCGGAGCTCAGCAGCTGCTCGAACA ACTCGGATTCTGAGGGTCACAATTGGGCAAGAGGGGGCTGGCCCTCTCTGTCGGGGACGCGGTCCCTCGGCGGCCGGAAGAGACACGCCGCCTCGTCGCCCACCTCGCCGCTGTCTAAGTcgcaaaagaagaagaagaaaaagaagaaacacaagcACTTATCCCTGCTGCTCGAGGAAGCGGGCCTGAGCTCCTCCGACGACTCGTTCGATCAAG AGTCTTCGGAGGATGATTACGAGGATGAATACAACGAGGATTCCGATTGGGAAGACTGCGAGGAGAGCGGGCTGGGTCTTTTGGCCAGGTTCGCGGCCAGCGTTCTCCCCGTTAGCTCCGCCCCTTTGAGCCTTCTCCCCGATGGCAAACATCACAGCCGATCGAGCACTCTGG GTTCATCAGAATACGAGTGGTCCGACTCCGGTTCCGACTTGCGCTTGAGGAAGTTCCCCTCTCTGCTGCACGGCAAACGCTCGGCGCCGGAACTCCCCTTGTTGCCCCCGGCCAACCGCCGTATCGAGCAGAGCAGCCCGAGCAAGCGCGACGAAACGCTGGCCGTCAAACGCAAGCCGCTACCTATCAAACAACGCCGACCCTCGCCTCGACCTCAGCGGCGCTTCAGTTTCGATCTGGCGACCGCTTCCGGCTCGGGCGTGTTCAGCGAGGACGAAGCCTGGAACCGACGACGTAGCGAGCGGATCTTCCTCCACGACGCCACCGCCTCAGCCAACCAGACGCCGTCGTCATCCGGCACGGGTCAGAGCTCCTCGTCCAGCTCAGCCCCGCCGCTCACCCCGAAAGCCGTCTCCCGACCCAAACAGCCTCCTTCCAACAGAGAGAGCAAAGATGCCGCGAAA aaaaagaagcCCAAGgaatcctcctcctcctcctctctgccCGTCAGCCCGTCCTCTCTGAGTAGTCCAATAAGAGACAACGCTACGGCGCTGAGCCTCAGCCCGGCGCGGAAGAGCCAATCCAAAGCAAAGACCAAGGCCCGGGAGGTCAGTGAG TccaggggagcagtgagccgACTGATGGAGAGCATGGCCGCTGATGAAGACTTTGAGCCCAATCAGGACAGCAGCTTCAGCGAAGACGAGCTCATCCCGCGGCGTAGCGGCAGCAGTGTGCCCGAGAGGTCCTCGACACCCG CTCCAGTGCAGTGCGTGTTGGACAAGGACTCTTTGGCGGACGGACTCCGGGTTTTGATCCCAATGGATGATCAGCTTTTGTACGCGGGACACGTCAACACTGTGCACTCACCTGATAT ATACAGCGTGGTGGTGGAGGGCGAGAGAGGCAACCGGCCGCACATCTACTGCTTGGAGCAACTGCTACAGGAGGCT ATCATTGATGTGAAGCCTCCTTCGGTGCGCTATCTCCCCGAGGGCACCCGCATCGCTGCCTACTGGAGTCAGCAGTACCGCTGCCTTTATCCTGGCACAGTTGTCAacg GAAGTTCCGACATTGACGAAAAGGACGATCTCATCACGGTGGAGTTTGACGATGGCGACACTGGGCGCATCCCCCTCTCGCACATCCGACTTCTGCCACCGGACTACAAAATCCACT GCGCTGAGCCTTCCCCTGCACTTCTGGTGGCCAGTTGCTCCCGCCGGAGGGTGCGCAAATGCAGCAAGGAGGGCAAAGAGGCCAAGAGTGATGAAAGCGCTCCAAAGGTCAAGGGGAAACCTGGTCGCAAGCCCAAATCCAAACCAG AAACCTCCTTGAACTCCGAGTGCAAGGACAAAAACGAGTCTCCATCGTCCAGCCAGCCCCCAGACAAATCCCAGGATTCCACCAAAGTAGCCCAGGATAGAAGCTCGTCAGTCCAGAAAGTACTTCAGGAGAAGCCACGGCCCGCTTCGCGCCCCGCGGCAAAACCGGGACACAAGAGTTCCATCGCGTCGTCCCCTTCAAGTAGCCCGACCTCCTCGGCAGGACCCAGAAAGAGCGGCTCGGCTCCTGCCGCTAAATTGAAAGCCAAGCTCTCTTCGTCATCCTACCCGTCCACCTACGGGAAGATCCTGACTGTGGACTTGTACAGCGAGCCCAATCTGACCTCGTATAACGGTCAacggagagaaagagagagcggcGCCGCCAACGTCAGTGCATCCAACAGGCCCGTGTCCAGACCCAGTGTGACAGCAAAGCCCGGTGTCTCCACTCCCAGATCTCCCTCTACCCCAGCGCCCAAAAGCAAAGGCGCCTCGGAACATCACGGCAGCTCCAGACCCATCGGATCTGTTCTCCATCCCATCTCCAGCTCGGTTGCGAGACTGTCGGCAGGCAAATCCGGTTCTTCCCTGGCTCCCAGAACGTCATCGGCATCGGGACCTCTCTCTGGACCCAAAGTGAAGATGCCGTCTGAGCAGTTGGCTTCCAGGCCCATCTCCAGGATCAAGCCCGCCTCCAGACAGGGCGACACTGTCAAGCGGAAGCCCGCCTCCGCCGAGCCCCTGGTGAAGCTTGATCACGAGGGCGTGACCTCGcccaaaactaaaaaaacaaaggctcTGATGTTGCTGGAGGGCCAAAGCGTCAGACGGGATCCCGCCCCCTTGGCCGAGCAGAAACCGCTCAAATCCAAACCCAGGGTTCCCGAGTGCGAGCCTGGCCTGCGGGAGAAGGAGCCCGCCTACACTTCGCACGTGCTGGCTAAAGAGCGAGGGGAGAGCCGCGCTAGAGGGCAGGAACCCGACGCCAGGGAGGAGAAAAGCAAAATAGAGGagcaaaaggaggaggaggacagaaGGAAGGAGAGGAAGATTAAGGAAGAGTCtcagagcagcagcagcagcagtagcagcagcagcagctccgaGTCGGAAGCAGAAAGCGGCAAAGGGAGTGTCaagcaaaagaagaaatgcaCCTCCAgctgctcttcctcctcttcatcctgcTCCGGCTCTtcctcgtcgtcctcgtcttcctcctcctcctcgtcctccacGGACGACTCCTCCTGCAGCTCCGACGAAGACAGGACCGCCACCCCTCCGCCGGGCCCCATCTCTCCCTTGCCGGCAGCAGCACAGGACAAagtgaaagaggaggaggaggaggagcaggaccTAAAGGAGGAGGTGGATGTCAAAgtggaggaagacgaggaggcGTCGCCTGGCTCCCTTTCACCGTCACCGTCGCTCTCAACCTCCTCGGCTCCGGCCAAAGCGGCCAAAGCGGCCACCGGCAAAGGTTCTGGGCAAAGGGGCCGCCCTCCCAAACCCAAGCCCAGCGGAGGAGAAGGCAAAGTGGGGAGGCCCAAGCGGCGGGAGGGCGTCCACCTACCCACCACCAAGGAGTTGGCCAAACGCCAACGCCTCCCCAGTGTGGAAAACAGGCCCAAGATTTCTGCCTTCCTTCCAGCCAGGCAGCTCTGGAAGTGGTTCGGGAAACCCACTCAG AGGCGAGGAATGAAAGGCAAGGCCAAGAAGCTCTTCTACAAGGCCATCGTGCGTGGCCGGGAGATGATTCGCATCGGCGACTGCGCCGTCTTCCTGTCGGCGGGAAGGCCCAACCTGCCCTTCATCGGTCGCATTCAGAGCATGTGGGAATCGTGGGGCAGCAACATGGTGGTCAGGGTCAACTGGTTCTACCATCCAGAGGAGACCAACCCTGGCAAGAAACTCACCGACAAGAAG AACTGGGAGCAAATATGTGGGCAGTCTTTACCAGCAGCTCTGCAGTCTTCCATTCAACGAAAAGACTTCATGGAG CGCGCCCTCTACCAGTCGTCCCACAGCGACGAGAACGACGTGCAGACCGTCAGTCACAAATGTCTGGTGGTCGGCGTGGAGGAGTACGAGCAGATGAGCCACACGCGTCGCTACGCCGAGAGCGAGGACCTCTACTACCTGGCCGGCACCTACGAGCCCACCACGGGGATGATCTTCAACACGGACGGCGTCCCGGTCATCTGCTAA